One Nostoc sp. ATCC 53789 genomic window, AGAGCCATCTAAAATTGAACAGAGTCCACTACCTTTCTCTGAGACACTTGCTACTAAAATTCAGGTTACAGAAGCACAGCCTAATTTCAATTCCCCTACTCCTGTAGCCAGCATGAACACTGCTAGGCTCATTACTAAACAAGTAGGTTCACCTGCATCAGAATTTGTTCTTGAAGAAAGCAATATAATTGGAAAATTTGACCCCGATTCAGGCCCAGTTGAAATTGATTTAGAGGGTTTTGCTGGAGCCGATTATATCTCTCGTAATCACGCAGAAATCTATCGAGAAGGAGGTCAATGGAAGATAAAAGACTTGGGATCTGAAAACGGTGTTTTCATCAAACGGGTTAATCAATCTCGCTTTAGTCCGAGAATTACTACACCGGAAATACTAAATCCTGGAGATGAAGTAGCTTTTGCTAAAATTCGCTTCGTTTTTCAAAGTCCGTAAAGTGCTTACTACAAGCAATTATTTTTATGACCCTTTCATCCACTGATTTTCCACCTATTCTAATTATCAAAGCCAACACCTGTTTTCAGATTGATAATTTTCGTTTGGAGGTAAACAATCATTTAGGCCAATTCGCAGATGTCCATTACTTTCAAGTCAATATCCATAGCCATGAAGCTGATAGTAACCTCAATGATTTGACTCTAGGCAAACCAGGATTACTGCGCGTAGGTACTGTTGATGGTTGTCTCAACTTAGAAAGACAATTACGCCAAGTGATTGGAACTAACAAACTGGTTTCGGAGTTACTAATTTCCACAATTGATGACTGGGTATCTATTAATTTATTAGAACAAGAGCCAAAAGATGATTCTGTTAATTTAAAACAAGAATTGGCAACAGATATTGATCAACCTTTAGAATCAGAAGTTTCTCATTCCCAAACTTCCTCAGATTTAGATTCTGACTTGTCTTTGACTAAATTAGAGTATTTAGAGGAAGAATTTTTCCAGCCGCAAGCAGTAGCACCTGAATATGAATCACCTAGCCCAAAAATTATACTCCTTAGCTATTTGCCAGAACCAGAGATAACACTCTCGGCTTGGCTAGAACAAGATAATCCCCTGGAAATATCTCTATCATTAGCTATACAAGTGTGCCAGTTTTTTCAATATGTTTACCAACAAGGATGGTGCTTCGTTCATATTAATCCAGCTTTTATCCAAGTAGGTACACCTATTCAGTTTTTTGATTTGGCAGGAATTGGCGTTGTTGGTAAAAAGCTCCAGTATGGTTTAACAGGAGATTATTGTTCTTCAGAACTGGCATTAGGCTATCCTGTTGATCAGCAGATGAGTACATATATTATTGGTACTTTGCTCTATCAATCTCTTCATCATAAACTACCTAATATAGATGATAATTCTAAATTAGAAATTAAAAGTATTCCTCGAATTTACCAAATTATTAATATTTGCTTTGCATCCATTGGCGAAGGTTTCACATTATCACAATTACTAAGTCTTTTAAGAGAAACTAGACAATTATTCTCTAAGTTAAAAATAAAATGGAATGTAGCTAGTCGCTCAACAGTAGGACTATCACTAAGTCGTTTAGAAAATGAAGATAGTTATGGTATTAAACAAGATTCTTCCAATCAATCAGAGGCGCTAATTTTAGCTGTCGTAGCAGATGGCATGGGAGGAATGGCTCAAGGTGAAGTAGCCAGTAAACTAGCTGTAAAAACAGTACTAGAAGAACCTGTATCTATTGGTTTAAACAGCGTCAAATACGGCGCTCAATGGTTAACAAATGCGATTCAAAAAGCTAATGACTGTGTAGTTAAAAATGTGCGAAATGGAGGAACTACATTAAGCCTAATTTTGGCTATTGGACGAGAATTAATGATTGCTCATATAGGCGATAGCCGCATTTTTTTGTTGAGAAATGGTTATATATGTCAGTTAAGCGAAGATCACTCTCTAGTAGCCATGCTACTCGCTAATGGTGAAATTACTTATAAAGAAAGTCAAGACCATCCAGAACGTAGTGTTTTACTAAGGTCTATTGGGACAAAACGGAATTTGAGTGATGGCTATATCCAAGATTTAACTCGTTTTGGCTCAGATTTATCGATGGGGCTAGAAAATGGAGATATCTTACTAATTTGCTCAGACGGTGTTTGGGATTTAGTTTCTAGTCATGAGTTAGCAGAAATTTTTGTAAATAATGAAAACTTACAATCTCTTGTGAATGAGACCATTGACAAAGTGATTTCTAGAGGAGCAACTGATAATGCAACTATTCTTGCATTGCAATGTTCTATCGAAAAATACTACGAATAATTTTAAGCAATTATTTTGTTTTAAAATATCGATGAAATTCAAATGATATCTATTTTTTGTTCTTATTGTTCTTACCCCAACCCACATAGTCAATTAAACTGCTTGAGTTGTGGTGCATTACTATCCTTTGATGAAGTTGACCCCAACCATTTATTTACTGGAACATTTCTTAAACAAGGACAGTATAAAATAGAAAAAACTTTAGGTCAAGGGGGATTTGCCATTACATATAAAGTAATTGATTTAAATAATAATTCTAGAGTTGTTGCTATTAAAGAACTGTGGCCTGAGAGGGCTGGTAGAGAAGGTTCAAATGTAAGATGGCCGTATACAATACCTCCAAACGAACGTCAGGTACAAATAAAAAAGTTTAAAGAAGAAGCTCAAAGACTTCTAGATTTAGTTAAGTTTAATCACCCCAGTATTGTTAAGGTATATGAATATTTTGAAGAAAATAATACTGTCTATATAGTAATGGAATTTATTGACGGTAAAACTTTGTTTAAAATACTAAAAGAAGAAGGAGTTTTACCAGAAAAACGTGTAAAAAAATATTTTTTGCAATTAGCATATGCCCTCAAAATAATTCATGGCAACGACATACTACACAGAGATATTAAGCCAGATAACATTATTATCAATCACCAAGACCGAGCAATCTTAATAGACTTTGGTGCTGCTAGAGATTTTTTATCAGGGAGAAGCAAAAACATGACCCAAATTCTGACTCCCGGATATGCCCCTCCAGAACAATATTCCCCTAGAGCTATCCGTTATCCTAGCGCAGATATTTATTCTTTGTGTGCTTCAATGTATGAGTTACTCACTGGTGAACTTCCTGCGAACGCTTCAGACAGGACGAGTTCTAAAACATCAACTCCTACTGGTACTGATTCCCTAATTCTTCCTCGACAGTTATCTTCCCATATCAGTTCGTTAATGGAAAAAATTATTTTAACTGGTATGAAGCTAAAAGCTGAGGAGCGATTTAAAGATGCAGACCACTTAATTGAAGCATTCAATGGAAATTTTATGTCTCCCTTGTTCATTAAGGCGAGGGAGTTAGTTAAAAATGGGAAATTAGCAGAAGCTGTTCAACTTTATGAGCGTTGTCTGCTGGAAGAACCTGATAATAGCAAAGCTGCTGTAGAAAATGCTTTAATCTTAACTTATTTAGTTAATCCACAAGCTGAAAATGCTGTATATCAAGCAATTAAACTTCAACCTAATGATGGCAGACTGTATGGGGCTTTAGGGTTGTTGTATTGTCGTCAATCTAACTGGCAAGAAGCTATTAAACAGTTACAAAAGGGAGTAAATTTAGCTCCTCATGAGTCTTGGATTTGGGCTAATTTAGGATGGGCGTTAGCAAAGTGTGGTAGTTTGCAAAAATCTTTAGTAGCAGTAGATAAAGCACTGGGACTTGATAAAAACTCAACTTTTGCATTGGCTTTAAAAGTCTGGATTTTTGTCAATCAACAGCAATGGAACTCTGCTATTACCCTTGCAAAACAAGCTATCTGGAATTCTCAACAAGCTAATTCTCAAAATATCGGTAATTTACAAACATGGATATATCCTTGCTTAATAGTTGCCTTGGATAGAGTACCAAATAAGTCTGTCATTGAACTGGAGAAATGCTTGCATGAGTATATAAATCAAGTACCTGATAGTGCTTTTATATACGGTTTTAATGGTTATTTACAAGCTCAACAGGGTCAGTGGGCTAATGCTATAGCTGAGTTTAATTTAGGAGTAGCTAAATCAAAGGTTCCTTTTTGGATATTGTTGAATTTAGGAATTTCTTATGAAAATGAGAAAAACTTGCAGACAGCTATTCAAGTTTACAAAAGCTGTCATCATTTGCAATCAAAAGATTTCTTTGTCCTCTTTCGTTTGGGGACAATACTAGGTCAAGAGGCTCAAAGGTTAGATAAGCAGGAGCTTTGGTTGGAAGCTCGTTCATATCTGGAACTAGCTGTGCAATTAAAACCTGATTATGCAGAAGTTTATCACAATCTAGGCTGGGTTTTGCATCACATTAGAAATAACAATGGCTTGATTGATAATCCTGCCAAAATATTGGCTACATATCGGCAAGCAGTCCAACTTTATGAGCAACAGAATAAATCTGCATTAGCACAACAAATTAGACAAGCCTTTCAAGTTCTAGGAGTTCAATTATAGAGGTTGTGTTAAAATTGGGTAAATAAATTACATAGATATCCCTCTTCTGTCACTATCCGAAAACACTTGCCTTTTCTAAAATATAGAGCTTTTGTATAGCAAGCGATTGCGCGATTATTTTCTAATAACAAATACAAGACCTATTTTTTTATAATAGTATAGCTTGTATTGATTGCCTCATGAGGCTTCTAGCGATCGCCCTCCCGGATACTTCAAAACCAGTCATAAACCTCGATTCTGAAGGAAGCGATCGCTCCCTTCAGCATAAGATAAGAATTACCTACATTTTCACATTACCAGATTCCTATATTAGAGACTTTAGGGAATAAATCTACTCATATAGTCTCTCCAAACTTGAGCAGCTAAAGTACTAGTACCACTAGTAGGGGTGTTTTCATCATTGCCTAACCAAACCCCTGTAACAAATTGATTAGGCATATAGCCAACAAACCAAAGGTCTCTTGCACGATTAGTTGTGCCAGTTTTACCTGCTACTTGTACTCCAGGGAGATTAGCTTTGTTTCCTGTACCGTCTTTTCTTTCCACCACACCTGTAAGGAGTCTAGTCATTGTTCTTGCTACTTCTGGCTTGAGTACACGACTTTCTGTTTCTGTATTATCAGAATAAATTACTCGACAAGTGCTGACATTTTGAATATCTTTACAGCTACTGCTATCAAAGATACGTTTAATGGCGTGAGGACGAGTTTTTATTCCCTCATTTGCCAGTACTGCATAGGCTCCAGTTAGCTCTAATAAATTTACTTCACTATGACCTAAAATCAATCGAGGAACAGCCTTTTCTTTCCCCTGAATATTTACCCTGAGTTTAGATTTAATGCCCATTTTCGTGGCAGTTGTGACCACATTATCAAGTCCAACATCTTTAGCTATTCGCAAAGCAATTACATTCTCTGATAGTGCTATGCTGTCATACATATCTAAGCTCTTTTTGTTAGTGTGTTCGCAAGGTTTAAATGGTTCCTGCTCTCCTTCCCAATCTAGTTTGTCACAAGAGTAAGTTTTTTCTGGTCGTATCCCCTGCTCAAGTGCAGTAGTATAGGCAAATACCTTGAAAGTTGAGCCTGGTTGCCGTTGGGCTTGTGTTACTAGGTTAAATTGCCTCCTTTGATAATCTACTCCACCTACTAGAGCTAGAATTCTACCGGTCTTAGGGTCGATAGTAGTGATTGCTCCTTGGGAAAACCCTTTAGAAATACCCTCTGTATCAATTATCTTTGCCAAGGCTCTCTCTGCCTGCTTTTGCATTTCTAGACTGAGACTGGTTTGAATGAAAAAATTACCTCGTTTAGCTCCCTCTCCTAGTAAAATTTGCAGTTCTTGATTTACACGGTCTGCAAAATAAGGAGCAATTCTAGTGTTCACATATTGACAGAATGAGGGAGCAGCTTGAATAGGATAAATCTTCGCTAAGTCGGCTTGCTCAGATGTAATTTTTTTGCTGGCTAGTAATAGATTAATAACTCTATTGCGTCTGTCTACTAACTCTTTATGACTGGCATCACTTCTATTTCTGCACAAATCAAAGCCATTGGGAGCAGGTAACATTGCTACTAAAGTGGCAATTTCAGATAGCTCTAATTTATTAACAGATTTGCCGAAATAAACTTTAGCAGCATCTTTAAAACCAAATACATTTTCACCCAAATATATATTGTCTAAATAATATAGCAAAATCACATCTTTGCTATATTGTGTTTCTAACTTCAAAGCAATTCCGGCTTCCTTAATCTTCCTCAATAAATTAAGTTGTTGTCCTCCTACATAAGAGTCGAATAAAGTACGAGCAAGTTGTTGACTTAAGGTACTAGCACCTTCACTAAACTTGTTTCTTTTAAAATTAATGAATATAGCCCTAGTAACACCCAGGATATCAATACCTTGATGCCAATAATAACGACTATCTTCTGAAGCGATTACAGCCTGGGACAAAAAAGCTGGAAATTCCGATAAATTCTTTGCTTCTTTGTAAACAAGATTACTCCGTTTGTACAGGGGAGTAAAATTACTAGCGTAGATAATTGAGGGTTTACGTTCAAGTATTGGTAAGGGGTTGACTGGAGGACAGATTACCCATGCCAATCCGCTCAAAACGAGAAACAGAATAGGTATAAAAAGGATAGCATAACCGCTACAAATAGCGGCACTGATATGTAAAGGAGGTGGGTTGAGAAACTTGATGCGGACAGAATTTGCGAACTCTGGCTTTCCTAAAGTCAAGACATCGCCATGCGTTAAGACA contains:
- a CDS encoding serine/threonine-protein kinase, producing MISIFCSYCSYPNPHSQLNCLSCGALLSFDEVDPNHLFTGTFLKQGQYKIEKTLGQGGFAITYKVIDLNNNSRVVAIKELWPERAGREGSNVRWPYTIPPNERQVQIKKFKEEAQRLLDLVKFNHPSIVKVYEYFEENNTVYIVMEFIDGKTLFKILKEEGVLPEKRVKKYFLQLAYALKIIHGNDILHRDIKPDNIIINHQDRAILIDFGAARDFLSGRSKNMTQILTPGYAPPEQYSPRAIRYPSADIYSLCASMYELLTGELPANASDRTSSKTSTPTGTDSLILPRQLSSHISSLMEKIILTGMKLKAEERFKDADHLIEAFNGNFMSPLFIKARELVKNGKLAEAVQLYERCLLEEPDNSKAAVENALILTYLVNPQAENAVYQAIKLQPNDGRLYGALGLLYCRQSNWQEAIKQLQKGVNLAPHESWIWANLGWALAKCGSLQKSLVAVDKALGLDKNSTFALALKVWIFVNQQQWNSAITLAKQAIWNSQQANSQNIGNLQTWIYPCLIVALDRVPNKSVIELEKCLHEYINQVPDSAFIYGFNGYLQAQQGQWANAIAEFNLGVAKSKVPFWILLNLGISYENEKNLQTAIQVYKSCHHLQSKDFFVLFRLGTILGQEAQRLDKQELWLEARSYLELAVQLKPDYAEVYHNLGWVLHHIRNNNGLIDNPAKILATYRQAVQLYEQQNKSALAQQIRQAFQVLGVQL
- a CDS encoding transglycosylase domain-containing protein; its protein translation is MALFAELVKALFTWIDSRLSPPIQQTSRTIGSNISQIVTTLVETFPQLKRFARVPKLLVRNPVAGKEKEYPLLHDRFILGRDRRVSDIIVDNPLVSKEHLSIERKNSLPNKPFVIQDRRSQHGIYQGNKKIDREFVLTHGDVLTLGKPEFANSVRIKFLNPPPLHISAAICSGYAILFIPILFLVLSGLAWVICPPVNPLPILERKPSIIYASNFTPLYKRSNLVYKEAKNLSEFPAFLSQAVIASEDSRYYWHQGIDILGVTRAIFINFKRNKFSEGASTLSQQLARTLFDSYVGGQQLNLLRKIKEAGIALKLETQYSKDVILLYYLDNIYLGENVFGFKDAAKVYFGKSVNKLELSEIATLVAMLPAPNGFDLCRNRSDASHKELVDRRNRVINLLLASKKITSEQADLAKIYPIQAAPSFCQYVNTRIAPYFADRVNQELQILLGEGAKRGNFFIQTSLSLEMQKQAERALAKIIDTEGISKGFSQGAITTIDPKTGRILALVGGVDYQRRQFNLVTQAQRQPGSTFKVFAYTTALEQGIRPEKTYSCDKLDWEGEQEPFKPCEHTNKKSLDMYDSIALSENVIALRIAKDVGLDNVVTTATKMGIKSKLRVNIQGKEKAVPRLILGHSEVNLLELTGAYAVLANEGIKTRPHAIKRIFDSSSCKDIQNVSTCRVIYSDNTETESRVLKPEVARTMTRLLTGVVERKDGTGNKANLPGVQVAGKTGTTNRARDLWFVGYMPNQFVTGVWLGNDENTPTSGTSTLAAQVWRDYMSRFIP
- a CDS encoding protein phosphatase 2C domain-containing protein: MTLSSTDFPPILIIKANTCFQIDNFRLEVNNHLGQFADVHYFQVNIHSHEADSNLNDLTLGKPGLLRVGTVDGCLNLERQLRQVIGTNKLVSELLISTIDDWVSINLLEQEPKDDSVNLKQELATDIDQPLESEVSHSQTSSDLDSDLSLTKLEYLEEEFFQPQAVAPEYESPSPKIILLSYLPEPEITLSAWLEQDNPLEISLSLAIQVCQFFQYVYQQGWCFVHINPAFIQVGTPIQFFDLAGIGVVGKKLQYGLTGDYCSSELALGYPVDQQMSTYIIGTLLYQSLHHKLPNIDDNSKLEIKSIPRIYQIINICFASIGEGFTLSQLLSLLRETRQLFSKLKIKWNVASRSTVGLSLSRLENEDSYGIKQDSSNQSEALILAVVADGMGGMAQGEVASKLAVKTVLEEPVSIGLNSVKYGAQWLTNAIQKANDCVVKNVRNGGTTLSLILAIGRELMIAHIGDSRIFLLRNGYICQLSEDHSLVAMLLANGEITYKESQDHPERSVLLRSIGTKRNLSDGYIQDLTRFGSDLSMGLENGDILLICSDGVWDLVSSHELAEIFVNNENLQSLVNETIDKVISRGATDNATILALQCSIEKYYE